From Dendropsophus ebraccatus isolate aDenEbr1 chromosome 2, aDenEbr1.pat, whole genome shotgun sequence, a single genomic window includes:
- the LOC138784228 gene encoding ATP-dependent translocase ABCB1-like, which yields MDDYQSGFGPEVFRYSEPVDWLLMLIGTAAAIIQGVCYPLLAVVFGDMANSFVSDGKSSDYAQLLLLPVLTSYPVIIFLCLPPKVAIEAVENIRAVVSLTREKKFEALYEEKLEGPHRNSIRTAHAQGFLYGLSQSIMFFTYAAAFQFGAFLVQKGYMMFDNVFLIFTAIVFGATVLGQTSSFAPDYAKAKVAAAHILSLLERTPLIDSDSTDGHKPESCDGNIVFKGVHFNYPTRPDVAVLQGLDITVGKGETLALVGSSGCGKSTTVQLLERFYDPYEGEVGINKLPDRHQLSFLRVCPKPSQLVSDCLNAASIICNHGDEGWDEIWGIRPVTTFISLSCSSLLFPMLFDCSRAENIAYGDNSRVLPFGEIERAAKAANIQSFIESLPEKYNTRVGDKGTQLSGGQKQRIAIARALVRQPKILLLDEATSALDTESEKVVQEALDKAREGRTCIVIAHRLSTIQNADKIAVIQNGKVVEQGTHQQGVYHSLVTIQL from the exons ATGGAcgactatcagtcaggatttggtccagaagtt TTTCGATACTCTGAGCCCGTGGACTGGCTGCTGATGCTGATCGGAACGGCAGCCGCCATCATCCAAGGAGTGTGCTATCCTCTCCTGGCTGTCGTCTTCGGGGACATGGCCAACAGCTTCGTCTCAGATGGCAAGTCCTCAG ATTATGCACAATTATTGCTTTTACCTGTTTTGACATCTTACCCTGTTATTATATTTCTGTGCCTTCCACCCAAGGTGGCCATCGAGGCGGTGGAGAACATTCGGGCTGTAGTTTCCCTAACCAGAGAGAAGAAATTTGAGGCTCTTTATGAAGAGAAACTGGAAGGACCTCACAG GAACTCTATCAGGACGGCGCATGCACAAGGCTTCCTCTATGGACTCTCTCAATCAATCATGTTTTTTACATACGCTGCAGCGTTCCAGTTTGGCGCATTCTTAGTGCAGAAAGGATACATGATGTTCGATAACGTGTTTCT GATCTTCACGGCCATTGTATTTGGCGCCACGGTGTTGGGTCAGACCAGTTCCTTCGCTCCAGACTACGCAAAAGCTAAAGTTGCAGCAGCTCATATCCTCAGTCTGCTAGAGAGGACGCCTCTTATAGACAGCGACAGCACCGACGGCCACAAACCTGAAA GCTGTGATGGGAATATTGTGTTTAAGGGAGTTCACTTCAATTACCCGACCAGACCGGATGTGGCGGTGCTTCAGGGACTGGACATCACTGTGGGCAAGGGAGAGACCCTGGCGCTGGTGGGCAGCAGCGGGTGCGGGAAGAGTACCACAGTCCAACTCCTGGAGAGATTCTATGACCCGTATGAAGGAGAAGTG GGAATCAACAAGCTCCCAGAccgccaccagctgtcattttTGAGGGTATGTCCCAAGCCCTCTCAGCTAGTGAGTGACTGCCTGAACGCAGCATCCATCA tctgtaaccatggagatgaGGGATGGGATGAGATCTGGGGGATCCGACCGGTCACCACCTTCATCTCTTTGTCCTGTTCCTCATTGCTGTTCCCCATGCTGTTTGACTGCAGTAGAGCGGAGAATATCGCCTATGGGGATAACAGCCGGGTGCTGCCGTTTGGAGAGATCGAAAGAGCGGCCAAGGCGGCCAATATCCAGAGCTTCATAGAATCCCTCCCTGAG AAATATAACACCCGTGTGGGAGACAAAGGGACGCAGCTCTCCGGGGGTCAGAAGCAGAGGATAGCCATAGCCCGAGCCCTGGTCCGCCAGCCCAAAATCCTGCTGCTGGATGAGGCCACATCGGCCCTGGATACAGAGAGCGAGAAG GTGGTACAAGAAGCTCTGGACAAGGCCCGAGAAGGCCGCACATGTATCGTCATCGCTCACCGGCTGTCCACCATTCAGAACGCAGATAAGATCGCCGTCATCCAGAACGGAAAGGTTGTAGAACAGGGGACGCACCAGCAGGGGGTGTATCACTCACTGGTCACAATACAGCTCTGA